Proteins encoded together in one Deinococcus irradiatisoli window:
- a CDS encoding DUF402 domain-containing protein has protein sequence MACLPTLQSAPRDPLASRPAKPPKIERHDLARRAHHTNTGVRPVEQYQVHRAGLFVRRAFVAHPRIRAWQAHLLPALGLQVCRYEFHGPREHDYYLDLATITARGGVWEMRDHYLDVLLWEGVRAEVVDQDEFLAAVQAGHLSAQQARSVQVQAEGLLTGLARHGHDLRAYLGAHGVELQWAEGERVGAAAP, from the coding sequence ATGGCCTGCCTTCCGACGCTTCAGAGCGCGCCCCGCGACCCGCTTGCCAGCCGCCCTGCCAAACCGCCAAAAATCGAGCGGCACGATCTGGCCCGGCGGGCCCACCACACCAACACGGGCGTGCGGCCGGTGGAGCAGTACCAAGTGCACCGGGCCGGGCTGTTCGTGCGCCGGGCCTTCGTGGCGCATCCGCGTATTCGCGCCTGGCAGGCGCACCTGCTGCCGGCCCTGGGTTTGCAGGTGTGCCGCTACGAATTTCACGGTCCGCGCGAGCACGACTACTACCTCGATCTGGCGACCATCACCGCCCGCGGCGGCGTCTGGGAAATGCGCGACCACTACCTCGACGTGCTGCTGTGGGAAGGCGTGCGGGCCGAGGTGGTGGACCAGGACGAATTCCTGGCGGCGGTGCAGGCGGGCCACCTCAGCGCCCAGCAGGCCCGCAGCGTGCAGGTGCAGGCCGAAGGGTTGCTCACCGGGCTGGCCCGCCACGGCCACGACCTCCGGGCATATCTCGGGGCCCACGGGGTGGAGTTGCAGTGGGCCGAGGGCGAACGGGTCGGCGCGGCCGCGCCCTGA
- a CDS encoding sugar ABC transporter substrate-binding protein, with the protein MKKTVKSALILVSLAMLGNASAAKLTVWTHFGDAELTWLKAQAASYTKSSGNTVEIVSVPFDQMPDKLIQSAPKGQGPDLVVTLPQDRLGQLAAAGVIEPMDKYITSKSDLDKTALSAMTYQGKLFSLPMFAEAVAVVYNKKLLPGGVPSNWDQFIKTAQANTGSGKFGFLVDLANAYMNYGIFSAYGGYVFKNNNGTLNVKDVGLSNAGSDKAVAMLNDLRYKYNLIPEGVDGGVAKDAFVQGRLAMLLTGPWDMADIKKANIDYGIANLPAPTGATGKWSPFVGVQGVMMNAYSKNKVAAAQFAKSLVSSDAQTSFNKAGGRIPVSLSARVKLKSDPVVVGFGKAISAGTPMPNVPQMSAVWGPWSNAVAQSVQKASPNYSSILDSAVKEINSNIK; encoded by the coding sequence ATGAAAAAAACTGTCAAGTCCGCCCTGATCCTCGTTTCCCTGGCCATGCTGGGCAACGCTTCGGCTGCCAAGCTGACGGTCTGGACCCACTTCGGCGACGCCGAACTGACCTGGCTCAAGGCCCAGGCGGCCAGCTACACCAAGAGCAGCGGCAACACGGTCGAGATCGTCAGCGTGCCATTTGATCAGATGCCCGACAAGCTCATCCAGAGCGCCCCGAAAGGCCAGGGTCCCGACCTGGTGGTCACCCTGCCGCAAGACCGCCTCGGCCAGCTGGCCGCCGCCGGCGTCATCGAGCCGATGGACAAGTACATCACCTCCAAAAGCGACCTGGACAAGACGGCGCTGAGCGCCATGACCTACCAGGGCAAGCTCTTCTCCCTGCCGATGTTCGCCGAAGCGGTGGCGGTGGTGTACAACAAGAAACTGCTGCCCGGCGGCGTGCCCTCCAACTGGGACCAGTTCATCAAGACGGCGCAGGCCAACACCGGCAGCGGCAAGTTCGGCTTCCTGGTCGACCTGGCCAACGCCTACATGAACTACGGCATCTTCAGCGCCTACGGCGGCTACGTCTTCAAGAACAACAACGGCACCCTCAACGTCAAGGACGTGGGTCTGTCCAACGCCGGTTCCGACAAGGCCGTGGCGATGCTCAACGACCTGCGCTACAAGTACAACCTGATTCCTGAGGGTGTGGACGGCGGCGTGGCCAAGGACGCCTTCGTGCAGGGCCGCCTCGCCATGCTGCTGACCGGTCCCTGGGACATGGCCGACATCAAGAAGGCCAACATCGACTACGGCATCGCCAACCTGCCGGCCCCCACCGGCGCGACCGGCAAGTGGTCGCCGTTCGTGGGCGTGCAGGGCGTGATGATGAACGCCTACAGCAAGAACAAGGTGGCGGCGGCGCAGTTTGCCAAATCACTGGTGAGCAGCGATGCCCAGACTTCGTTCAACAAAGCTGGCGGGCGCATTCCGGTGAGCCTGTCGGCCCGCGTGAAGCTCAAGTCCGATCCGGTGGTCGTGGGCTTCGGCAAGGCCATCAGCGCCGGCACCCCCATGCCCAACGTGCCGCAGATGAGCGCCGTGTGGGGCCCCTGGAGCAATGCGGTGGCCCAGAGCGTGCAGAAGGCCAGCCCCAACTACTCCAGCATCCTCGACAGCGCCGTCAAAGAAATCAACAGCAACATCAAGTAA
- a CDS encoding U32 family peptidase: MSSHSPLSTPARRKPEVMSPVGGWPQLHAAVEAGADAVFFGVESFHARAKVGFANEELPEIMRFLHGRGVKGYVTFNVLVFDRELRSAEAQLLHLSRSGVDAIIVQDLGIARLAAEVVPDLPIHGSTQMSITSAEGAELARRFGASRVVLGRELSLGDIGRIRAGTDIELETFVHGALCVSYSGQCFSSEAWGGRSANRGQCAQACRLPYELFVDGERRDLADARYLLSPGDLYALHQVPQLVELGVHCLKIEGRYKDAEFVALTTAAYRKAVDEAWAGLPLSVTPQEERDLEQVYSRGLGPHFMAGTNHQAVVRGRAPRHRGVRVGTVVSLTPRGVVVELSEDLKAGDGLVFDAANWRAPEGREEGGFLYGGWQHGHQLETLGAGQEIELRFARGAVNPDRVRPGDWVWRTHDPALDTRVRPLISSADPLYTRPVDMHFVGRVGEVPRLTLTDDAGRQVTVTGETSIGAARNRALDGQMLREQLGKLGGTPYHLGELETELSGAGFLPVSALNALRREATTLLTEQRAQVAPRRARPLLDLHSGGSGVAAPAAAPPRLHLLVRTPQQLEAAIAERPESITLDYLELYGLKPSVAQVQEAGIAVRVASPRILKPTEQNIQKFLLSLNAELLVRSGGLLEGLQHAEQRPQLIGDFSLNAANVLTARALLALGLRRITPTHDLNAQQILDLAALVGPDQLEVILYGHLPVFHTEHCVFCRFLSSGTDYTNCGHPCESHQVSLRDDRGRLHPVMADVGCRNTVFEGRSQTGAAHLGAWLAAGLRDFRLEFVHESADEVRAVVAAHRAFFAGQIGGAELESRLSGLGTGSTEGSLFVPGGFGAGLPAPDAFADLLALPVL; this comes from the coding sequence ATGTCGAGTCATTCCCCTTTGAGCACCCCGGCGCGCCGCAAACCCGAGGTCATGAGTCCGGTGGGCGGCTGGCCGCAACTGCATGCCGCCGTGGAGGCCGGCGCCGACGCGGTGTTCTTCGGCGTGGAGTCGTTTCATGCTCGGGCCAAGGTGGGCTTTGCCAACGAGGAACTGCCCGAGATCATGCGCTTCTTGCACGGGCGCGGCGTCAAGGGCTACGTGACCTTCAACGTGCTGGTGTTCGACCGGGAGCTTAGAAGCGCGGAAGCGCAGCTCCTGCACCTCTCGCGCAGCGGCGTGGACGCCATCATCGTGCAGGACCTCGGCATCGCCCGCCTGGCCGCCGAGGTGGTGCCGGATCTGCCGATTCACGGCTCGACCCAGATGAGCATCACCTCGGCCGAGGGAGCCGAACTGGCGCGGCGCTTCGGCGCTTCGCGGGTGGTGCTGGGCCGCGAGCTGAGCCTGGGAGACATCGGCCGCATCCGCGCCGGCACCGACATCGAACTCGAAACCTTCGTTCACGGGGCGCTGTGCGTCAGCTACTCGGGGCAGTGCTTTTCCAGCGAGGCCTGGGGTGGGCGCAGCGCCAACCGGGGTCAGTGCGCCCAGGCCTGCCGGTTGCCGTATGAGCTGTTCGTAGATGGTGAGCGGCGCGACCTCGCCGACGCCCGCTACCTGCTCTCGCCGGGCGACCTCTACGCCCTGCATCAGGTGCCGCAACTCGTCGAGCTGGGGGTGCATTGCCTCAAGATCGAGGGCCGCTACAAGGACGCCGAGTTCGTGGCCCTGACCACCGCCGCCTACCGCAAAGCGGTGGATGAAGCCTGGGCCGGGCTGCCGCTGAGCGTGACCCCCCAGGAGGAGCGCGACCTGGAACAGGTGTATTCGCGGGGCCTGGGGCCGCACTTCATGGCCGGCACCAACCATCAGGCGGTCGTGCGGGGCCGGGCGCCGCGTCACCGGGGCGTGCGGGTCGGCACGGTGGTGTCGCTGACGCCGCGCGGCGTGGTCGTCGAGCTGAGCGAAGACCTCAAGGCCGGCGACGGTCTGGTGTTCGACGCGGCCAACTGGCGGGCGCCGGAAGGCCGCGAGGAAGGCGGCTTTCTCTACGGCGGCTGGCAGCACGGCCACCAGCTCGAAACGCTCGGCGCGGGGCAGGAGATCGAGCTGCGCTTTGCCAGGGGCGCGGTGAATCCTGACCGGGTGCGCCCCGGCGACTGGGTCTGGCGCACCCACGATCCGGCGCTGGATACCCGGGTACGCCCGCTGATCAGCAGCGCCGACCCGCTCTACACCCGGCCGGTGGACATGCACTTCGTGGGCCGGGTGGGGGAGGTGCCCCGCTTGACCCTCACCGACGATGCGGGCCGTCAGGTGACGGTGACGGGCGAGACGTCCATCGGAGCCGCGCGCAACCGTGCCCTGGACGGGCAGATGCTGCGCGAGCAGCTCGGCAAGCTGGGTGGCACGCCGTACCACCTCGGCGAACTCGAAACGGAGCTGAGCGGGGCCGGTTTTCTGCCGGTGAGCGCCCTCAACGCGCTGCGCCGCGAGGCGACGACCCTGCTCACCGAACAGCGCGCCCAGGTGGCCCCGCGCCGCGCCCGGCCGCTGCTGGACCTTCACAGTGGCGGCAGCGGCGTAGCCGCGCCCGCCGCCGCGCCGCCGCGCCTGCACCTGCTGGTCCGCACGCCGCAGCAACTCGAAGCGGCGATCGCCGAGCGCCCCGAGAGCATCACCCTCGATTACCTCGAACTCTACGGCCTCAAGCCCAGCGTGGCGCAGGTTCAGGAAGCTGGCATCGCGGTGCGGGTGGCGAGCCCCAGGATTCTCAAGCCCACCGAGCAGAACATCCAGAAGTTCCTGCTGTCGTTGAACGCCGAGCTGCTGGTGCGCTCCGGCGGCCTGCTAGAGGGATTGCAGCACGCGGAGCAGCGGCCGCAGCTCATTGGCGACTTCAGTCTCAACGCCGCCAACGTCCTGACGGCCCGCGCGCTGCTGGCGCTGGGCCTGCGCCGCATCACGCCCACCCACGATCTCAACGCCCAGCAGATTCTCGATCTGGCAGCGCTGGTGGGGCCAGACCAGCTGGAGGTCATTCTCTACGGCCACCTGCCGGTGTTTCACACCGAGCACTGCGTGTTCTGCCGGTTCCTGAGCAGCGGCACCGATTACACCAACTGCGGTCATCCCTGCGAGTCACATCAGGTCTCGCTGCGCGACGACCGGGGCCGGCTGCATCCGGTGATGGCCGATGTGGGGTGCCGCAACACCGTCTTCGAGGGCCGCTCCCAGACGGGAGCGGCCCATCTGGGCGCCTGGCTGGCCGCCGGGCTGCGCGACTTCAGGCTCGAATTCGTCCACGAGTCGGCCGACGAGGTGCGGGCGGTGGTGGCGGCCCACCGGGCGTTCTTTGCCGGTCAGATCGGCGGCGCGGAACTCGAAAGCCGCCTGTCTGGCCTGGGCACCGGCAGCACCGAGGGCAGCCTGTTCGTGCCGGGTGGCTTCGGCGCGGGGTTGCCGGCCCCCGACGCGTTTGCCGATCTGCTGGCCCTGCCGGTGTTGTAA
- a CDS encoding alginate O-acetyltransferase AlgX-related protein, translating into MNPCTPQEIEANPYLGFDLVSPQGWIYQSYTFTPPPIFSEGDLAFALELRSVLANHGTELIVVPVPNKPAVAAAEAAFDPAAVRAKYLREVAGLRGRYFTVVDVLTPALTHWTDPETGLNFYPRTDSHWTTSGAKLIAEQVGEVIRRSPQYASMPKIDYQLASQPTTRLGNLGAQLNKYCAAHFLPEPERAYTVSKPEQHLDLLAPLRTPVAVAGTSFSSVEEMHFADFIGAATRLEVVNYSESGGGKFLGLLNFLKSENFKDNPPSFLVWEFPNNYGPLQDDELQQLRAALHR; encoded by the coding sequence ATGAATCCCTGTACCCCGCAGGAAATCGAGGCCAATCCGTACCTGGGCTTCGACCTCGTGTCGCCGCAGGGCTGGATTTACCAGTCGTATACCTTCACGCCGCCGCCGATCTTCAGCGAAGGTGACCTGGCCTTCGCGCTCGAGCTGCGCAGCGTGCTGGCCAACCACGGTACCGAACTGATCGTGGTGCCGGTGCCCAACAAGCCGGCGGTGGCCGCCGCCGAGGCGGCTTTCGATCCGGCGGCGGTGCGGGCGAAGTACCTGCGCGAAGTCGCCGGTCTGCGCGGGCGCTACTTCACGGTGGTCGACGTGCTGACCCCGGCCCTGACCCACTGGACCGATCCCGAAACCGGGCTCAACTTCTACCCCCGCACCGATTCGCACTGGACCACCTCCGGCGCCAAACTCATCGCCGAACAGGTGGGCGAGGTGATTCGCCGCTCGCCGCAGTACGCCTCGATGCCCAAGATCGACTACCAGCTCGCTTCGCAGCCCACCACCCGGCTGGGTAACCTCGGCGCGCAGCTCAACAAGTACTGCGCGGCGCATTTCTTGCCGGAGCCGGAACGGGCCTACACCGTGAGCAAGCCCGAGCAGCACCTCGATCTGCTGGCGCCGCTGCGCACGCCGGTGGCGGTGGCTGGAACGAGTTTCAGCTCGGTGGAGGAGATGCATTTTGCCGACTTTATCGGCGCCGCCACCCGGCTGGAGGTGGTGAACTATTCTGAGAGCGGCGGCGGAAAATTCTTGGGGCTGCTCAATTTCCTCAAGAGCGAGAACTTCAAGGACAACCCGCCGAGCTTCCTCGTCTGGGAATTTCCCAACAACTACGGCCCTCTGCAGGACGACGAACTCCAGCAGCTGCGGGCGGCGCTGCACCGCTGA
- the plsY gene encoding glycerol-3-phosphate 1-O-acyltransferase PlsY: protein MIVHILLALVLAYLVGAIPAAAWIARLKGVDIRTVGSGNSGATNVQRTLGWGPGLAVAFFDIAKGAVAVWLARQLGLLPEWAALVGIMAILGHNFSVFLGFRGGKGVATSFGTIIAIDPLVGACVFAMGVFTVSVTRYVSAGSLVGGAVAVVTAAALGRPLWELGLLLALCVLVVWQHRENIQRLQAGNERHIGKKVEAGR, encoded by the coding sequence GTGATCGTGCACATCCTGCTGGCCCTCGTTCTCGCTTACCTGGTGGGGGCCATTCCCGCTGCCGCCTGGATCGCACGCTTAAAGGGCGTCGATATCCGCACGGTCGGCTCCGGCAACTCCGGGGCCACCAACGTGCAGCGCACCCTGGGCTGGGGTCCCGGACTGGCGGTGGCGTTTTTCGACATCGCCAAGGGAGCGGTCGCCGTCTGGCTGGCGCGGCAGCTGGGCCTGCTGCCGGAGTGGGCCGCGCTGGTCGGCATCATGGCGATTCTGGGCCACAACTTCAGCGTTTTCCTGGGCTTCAGGGGCGGCAAGGGCGTGGCGACGAGTTTCGGCACCATCATCGCCATCGACCCGCTGGTGGGCGCCTGCGTGTTCGCCATGGGCGTCTTTACCGTCAGCGTGACGCGCTACGTCTCGGCTGGCAGCTTGGTGGGCGGCGCGGTGGCGGTAGTCACGGCCGCCGCCCTCGGCCGGCCACTGTGGGAACTCGGCCTGCTGCTGGCCCTGTGCGTGCTGGTGGTGTGGCAACACCGCGAGAATATCCAGCGGCTTCAGGCCGGCAATGAGCGGCATATAGGCAAAAAAGTCGAAGCCGGACGCTGA
- a CDS encoding aspartate-semialdehyde dehydrogenase: MRLAIVGATGAVGHELLSVLERSSLKFDELLLYASPRSAGSTLKFKGQDLVVQATPEGAIDADVILASAGGSVSKALAPVWVRGGAVVIDNSSAFRYDDDVPLVIPEVNGPAALKHQGIIANPNCTTAIAAVAIWPLHQRYGVKRMIVSTYQATSGAGAKGMQELEEQTHAALHGKAAQAEVFAHPIPFNVIPHIDSFQANGYTKEEMKVVWETRKIFGEPQLVVSCTAVRIPTMRTHSEAITLEFERPATPDEARELLRQAPGVEVRDDPAANLYPMPLTASGKYDVEVGRIRASLAFEGGLELFVSGDQLLKGAALNAVQIAEYLQQQGALSGKALS, encoded by the coding sequence ATGCGACTTGCCATCGTTGGCGCCACCGGCGCCGTTGGACATGAACTGCTCAGCGTTCTCGAACGCAGCAGCCTGAAGTTTGACGAACTGCTGCTCTACGCCTCGCCGCGCTCGGCGGGCAGCACCCTGAAGTTCAAAGGCCAGGACCTAGTGGTGCAGGCCACGCCCGAAGGCGCCATCGACGCCGACGTGATTCTGGCCTCGGCGGGCGGCTCGGTCAGCAAGGCGCTGGCGCCGGTGTGGGTCCGGGGCGGCGCGGTGGTGATCGACAACTCCAGCGCGTTTCGCTACGACGACGACGTGCCGCTGGTGATTCCCGAAGTCAACGGTCCAGCGGCCCTGAAGCACCAGGGCATCATCGCCAACCCCAACTGCACTACGGCCATCGCGGCGGTGGCGATCTGGCCGCTGCACCAGCGCTACGGCGTCAAACGCATGATCGTCAGCACCTACCAGGCCACCAGCGGCGCGGGCGCCAAGGGCATGCAGGAACTCGAGGAGCAGACCCACGCCGCGCTGCACGGCAAGGCGGCCCAGGCCGAGGTGTTCGCCCACCCGATTCCCTTCAACGTCATTCCGCACATCGACAGCTTCCAGGCCAACGGCTACACCAAAGAGGAAATGAAAGTCGTCTGGGAAACGCGCAAGATTTTCGGTGAGCCGCAGCTGGTGGTGAGCTGCACGGCGGTGCGGATTCCGACCATGCGGACCCACAGCGAAGCGATCACCCTGGAATTCGAGCGCCCCGCCACCCCCGACGAGGCCCGCGAACTGCTGCGGCAGGCGCCCGGCGTGGAAGTGCGCGACGATCCGGCCGCCAACCTCTACCCCATGCCGCTCACCGCCAGCGGCAAATACGACGTGGAGGTGGGCCGCATCCGCGCCAGCCTGGCTTTCGAGGGCGGCCTGGAGCTGTTCGTCAGCGGCGATCAGCTGCTCAAGGGCGCGGCGCTCAACGCCGTGCAGATCGCCGAGTACCTGCAGCAGCAGGGCGCCCTGAGCGGCAAAGCCCTGAGCTGA